In a genomic window of Strix aluco isolate bStrAlu1 chromosome 3, bStrAlu1.hap1, whole genome shotgun sequence:
- the SLC35D3 gene encoding solute carrier family 35 member D3 has protein sequence MCRWRGRARGVAVAVAHGLCSGSLNILLKFLLARYHFAFLTLLQCLSSAAAALGLEALRRRGLAALPPFGPRLARPFAAVAALATLQSTLTLWSLRGLSLPMYVVFKRCLPLVTLLTGALVLRDGMPSPGVLVAVLITTCGAALAGAGDLTGDAMGYVTGVLAVLIHAAYLVLIQKTSVDSEYGPLTAQYAIAVSATPFLIICSFASMDSINVWSFPGWKDPAMVCIFIACVLISCAMNFTTLHCTYINSAVTTSFVGVVKSIATITVGMVAFNDVEPTKLFIAGVVVNTLGSVIYCVAKYIETRRQSNYEDLEKEAREEEGKRQAGDQALFAMESISQEKGAEEVAVEGSATGDSQSGEEEKVGTEKPAKGPTVQGKATGTQEVNRSSLKDAYLGVWRLVRGASYIKKDYLIENEELPNP, from the exons ATGtgccggtggcggggccgggcgcggggcgtCGCGGTGGCGGTGGCGCACGGGCTGTGCTCGGGCTCGCTGAACATCCTGCTGAAGTTCCTGCTGGCCCGCTACCACTTCGCCTTCCTGACGCTGCTGCAGTGCCTcagcagcgcggcggcggcgctggggctgGAGGCgctgcggcggcgggggctggcggCGCTGCCGCCCTTCGGGCCCCGCCTGGCGCGCCCCTTCGCCGCCGTGGCCGCCCTGGCCACGCTGCAGTCCACCCTCACCCTCTGGTCGCTGCGCGGCCTCAGCCTCCCCATGTACGTCGTCTTCAAGCGCTGCCTGCCCCTCGTCACCCTCCTCACCGGCGCCCTGGTGCTCCGCGACGGCATGCCCTCGCCCGGCGTCCTCGTCGCCGTCCTTATCACCACCTGCGGTGCCGCGCTGGCCG GAGCTGGTGACCTGACCGGGGATGCTATGGGCTACGTGACAGGCGTGCTGGCCGTACTGATACACGCTGCCTACCTGGTGCTCATTCAGAAGACCAGCGTAGATAGTGAATATGGACCCCTGACAGCTCAGTACGCCATCGCTGTTTCGGCCACCCCTTTTCTCATTATCTGCTCCTTTGCCAGCATGGATTCCATCAACGTCTGGTCCTTCCCAGGGTGGAAGGACCCTGCCATGGTATGCATCTTTATCGCCTGTGTCCTGATTAGCTGTGCCATGAACTTTACCACCCTTCACTGCACTTACATTAACTCGGCTGTGACCACCAGCTTCGTAGGGGTGGTGAAGAGCATAGCAACCATCACGGTGGGCATGGTGGCATTCAATGATGTGGAGCCCACAAAGTTATTTATAGCCGGTGTTGTGGTCAACACCTTGGGGTCTGTCATTTACTGCGTGGCCAAGTACATTGAGACCAGACGGCAGAGCAATTACGAGGACCTGGAGAAAGAAgctagagaggaggaggggaaaaggcaGGCTGGGGACCAAGCACTGTTTGCGATGGAGTCAATTTCCCAGGAGAAGGGGGCTGAGGAAGTAGCAGTGGAAGGATCAGCCACCGGGGACAGCCAGAGCGGAGAGGAAGAGAAGGTCGGCACTGAGAAACCTGCCAAGGGACCGACGGTCCAGGGAAAAGCCACCGGCACACAAGAAGTGAACAGGAGCTCGCTGAAGGATGCCTATCTTGGAGTATGGAGGTTGGTGAGGGGTGCTAGTTATATAAAGAAGGATTATTTGATAGAAAATGAAGAGCTACCAAACCCTTAA